ATCGCCGCGCCCCCGCGAGCTCGCTGGTCAGGAAGGCGAGCGTTCTCTCGTACGCGCCGTCCTCGACGGGCGTGATCGCAGCGTCGAAGTCGGTCACGCCGATCTCTCGCAGGCGCGCGATCTCGCGCCGCAGCTGCGCCTCGTCGCCGGCGATCGCCACATCGCCCGGTCCGGCGGCGCCCTCGCGGTCCAGCATGGCCCGGTAGGACGGAAGCTGGCCGTAGATCACCAGCGCCTTGCCGATCTTCTCCCGCGCCTCCGCGGGCTTGTTCGTGAGCAGGATCGGAAATCCCGCAACGACCCGCGGCTCGGGCCGGCCCGCCTGCTTGGCGGCCTCGCGCAGCGTCGGGAGGATGTGAGTCTCGAGCGTCCTCGGGCCGGTCATCCAGGTGATCGTCCCGTCCGCGAGCCGGCCGGTGAGCTTCAGCATCACGGAGCCGAGCGCAGCGACCAGAATCGGGACGCGCGTCGCTCCCGGGACCTGGAGCTGCGCCGCCACCTTGTACTGCTCGCCCTGGAAGGCGACGCCTTCGCCGCGGCAGAGCGGCGCGAGCACCTCCAGGTACTCTTTCATGTGTCGGGCGGGCTTCTCGTACGAGAAGCCGAACATGTTCTCGATCACGATCTTGTGCGAGAGGCCGATGCCCAGCGAGAAGCGCCCCTTCGACGCGGCCTGCGTGGTCAGCGCCTGCTGCGCGATCGCGACCGGGTGGCGCGGGTAGGTCGGAACGACCGCGGTGCCCAGGCCGATCCGGCTGGTCTCGCGGCCCACGATCGCGAGCGCGTTGATCGCGTCGAGGCCGAAGATGTTGGCCATCCACAGGTTGTCGAAGCCTGCAGCCTCGTAGCGCTTCGCGGCAGCGACCAGTCCGTCCAGAGTGCCGTCCGGCCCCTCGGTCGCTCCTACCATCAGCCCGATCCGCATCCCGTCCCCTTCGCGCAAGCCCGCGCACTGCCGCCGATCTTATCCCATGCGACCTCCCGGCCGGCTCCTGGGTTTCAGGGTATTGATCCAAGTACCGATTGAATACTCATCGAAGTTCTGCAAAGATCCGAATTCGAGTATGCCCTCGGAACGCGAACCCACCCCCCTAGCGCCGCTCTTCGATCCGGTCGGACGCGGACTCGATCTGATCGGTGACCGCTGGACGCTCGTGCTCGTTCGGCACCTGATGGGCGGTCCACGCGGCTTCCAGGAGCTGAAGGAGCGCAGCGCGATCGCGCCGCGGATCCTCTCGTCCCGGCTGCGGCAGATGACCGAGCGCGGCCTGGTGCACGCGGTCCCCGAGGGAAATCGATCGCTCTACGCCCTGACCGACCTGGGCCGCACGCTCGAGCCGATCGTGCGCGAGATCGCGCTCTGGTGGGTCCGCCACTTCATGAACGAGACCGGCCCCTTCAAAGAGACCACGCCCGCCTCGGTGGTCGAAGCCCTGCCCTTCCTGCTGCGCGAGGATCGCGCGCGCGACGTGCAAATCACCTACGAGCTGCGGCTCACCGGCAAGGGCGGCGGCGTCTGGGTGGTCGAGATCGACGACGGCGCCTGCCGTGTCCACGAGGGCTACGCGCCGCGCGCGCAGGTGCGTTACACGGCCGACGCCCGCGACTGGACGCTGCTCGCGATCGGCCTGATGGACGACCGCGAGGCGTACAGCGAGGGCCGACTCACCAAGGACGGACAAGGCGGATCGATCGCCTGGTATTTCCACCAGCCCTACACCCCAAAGCGTAAGGAACGAGGAGACAGCCCATGATTTCATTCGGACCGACGGAAGAGCAGGAACTGATCCGGCAGACCGTCCACGAGTTCGCGGCCGGAGAGATGCGCGAGATCGCGCGGGCATGCGACGAGAAGCACGAGCTGCCCGAAGAGCTGCTGCAGAAGAGCTGGGAGCTCGGCCTGGTCGCGGGCGGAATTCCCGAGTCCTACGGCGGGGGCGGAATCGGTCGCTCGCCGATCACCAACGCGCTGGTGCTCGAAGAGCTCGGCTGGGGCGACGCGCCGCTCGCGGCGGCGGCCATGACGCCGGCGCTCTTCGTGCAGCCGATCCTGGACTTCGGCACCGACGAGCAGAAGCAGGCGTACCTGCCGCTCTTCACCGGCTCGAAGTTCCACGCCGCGACCCTCGCGCTGCTCGAGCCGAACTTCACGTTCGATCCCGGCAACCTGCGCACGGTTGCCGAGCCCAAGGGCACCGGCTTCTCGCTCACCGGGGCGAAGCGCCTGGTCCCGCTCGCAGCATCGGCGAGCCATCTGCTCGTCGTCGCGCGCGGCGCCCGGGACGGGCTCGCGGGCCTCGAGGCCTTCATCGTCCCGCGAGACGCCAAGGGCCTCTCGATCGCGCCCGCGGCCGAGCGCACGCTCGGCTTCCAGTGCCTGCCGCGCTTCTCGGTCACGCTCGACCGCGTCGAGGTTCCGGCCGAAGCGCGACTCGGCGGCGAGAAGGGAATCGACGGCGCGCGGCTGGTGAACAGCGTTCGCGCGGCGTCGTGCGCGCTGGCGCTCGGCCTGGCGCGCGGGGTGATGGAGCTCGCGATCCCCTACGCCAAGGACCGGATCGCGTTCGAGCAGCCGATCGCCCAGAAGCAGGCGATCGCGTTCATGCTCGCCGAGATGCAGATCGAGGTGAGCTCGATGCGCCATCTGGTCTGGAAGGCCGCGAGCCAGCTCGAGAACGGCCTCGACGCGACCCGCGCCACCACGCTCGCGCAGACCTACGTGAACCGCGAGGTCATGAAGATCGCCGACAACGGCCTGCAGGTCTTCGGCGGCCACGGCTTCATCCGCGAGTACCCGGTCGAGATGTGGTACCGAAACGCCCGCGCCCTGACGGTCAACGAAGCCGTCTGCGCGCTCTAGAGCCCAGGAGAACCAGAGATGATCGACTTCACCCTCACCGAGAACGACGAGAAGGTCCTCGCGGCCGTGCGCAGCGAGGCGCTGATCTGCCGCAACTACGCCCGCTACTACGACGAGCACGAGGAGGAGTTCGCCCCAGACGAGTTGCCCGAGGCCAGGGACTTCAAGAACCCGTTCGCCTACCTGGCCGGGCGCGGTGACCTCGACACGTCGATGGGCGTGATGAGCATGCTGATCAGCGCCGGCCAGACCTGGGGCGACTACACCGTGCGCATGCGGCGCGGCACCGGCGGGCTGGGCAACGCGGCGCTTCGCGCCTCGGGATCGGCCGAGCAGCAGAAGCGCTGGGGCGACAAGACGCTCGCCATGGCGATCACCGAGCCGGGCTGTGGCTCCGACTCCAAGGCGGTGCAGACCACGGCCGTGCTCGACGGCGACGAGTGGGTGCTGAACGGCGAGAAGATCTTCGTCACCACCGGGTGTCGCGCCGAGGGCGTGGTCGTCTGGGCCACGGTCGACAAGTCGGCGGGTCGCGGCGGCATCA
This genomic interval from Deltaproteobacteria bacterium contains the following:
- a CDS encoding LLM class F420-dependent oxidoreductase, which codes for MRIGLMVGATEGPDGTLDGLVAAAKRYEAAGFDNLWMANIFGLDAINALAIVGRETSRIGLGTAVVPTYPRHPVAIAQQALTTQAASKGRFSLGIGLSHKIVIENMFGFSYEKPARHMKEYLEVLAPLCRGEGVAFQGEQYKVAAQLQVPGATRVPILVAALGSVMLKLTGRLADGTITWMTGPRTLETHILPTLREAAKQAGRPEPRVVAGFPILLTNKPAEAREKIGKALVIYGQLPSYRAMLDREGAAGPGDVAIAGDEAQLRREIARLREIGVTDFDAAITPVEDGAYERTLAFLTSELAGARR
- a CDS encoding acyl-CoA dehydrogenase, which translates into the protein MISFGPTEEQELIRQTVHEFAAGEMREIARACDEKHELPEELLQKSWELGLVAGGIPESYGGGGIGRSPITNALVLEELGWGDAPLAAAAMTPALFVQPILDFGTDEQKQAYLPLFTGSKFHAATLALLEPNFTFDPGNLRTVAEPKGTGFSLTGAKRLVPLAASASHLLVVARGARDGLAGLEAFIVPRDAKGLSIAPAAERTLGFQCLPRFSVTLDRVEVPAEARLGGEKGIDGARLVNSVRAASCALALGLARGVMELAIPYAKDRIAFEQPIAQKQAIAFMLAEMQIEVSSMRHLVWKAASQLENGLDATRATTLAQTYVNREVMKIADNGLQVFGGHGFIREYPVEMWYRNARALTVNEAVCAL